A stretch of Lathyrus oleraceus cultivar Zhongwan6 chromosome 6, CAAS_Psat_ZW6_1.0, whole genome shotgun sequence DNA encodes these proteins:
- the LOC127094322 gene encoding phosphoenolpyruvate carboxylase 4, which translates to MTDTTDDIAEEISFQSFDDDCRLLGNLLNDILHREVGTTFVDKLERIRVLAQSACNMRQAGIVNMGEILEKQLASELSKMTLQEAFTLARAFSHYLTMMGIAETHHRVRKGGNMAQISKSCDDVFNQLVQGGVSPDDLYNTVCKQEVEIVLTAHPTQINRRTLQYKHIRIAHLLDYNDRPDLSPEDREMLIEDLVREITSIWQTDELRRQKPTPVDEARAGLNIVEQSLWKAVPHYLRRVSNALKKHTGKPLPLTCTPIKFGTWMGGDRDGNPNVTAKVTKDVSLLSRWMAIDLYIREVDSLRFELSMNRCSDTLSRLAHEILEGAKDETRRESWNQSMNRSQSLPTQLPARAHLPSFAANGESQHPRLDIPGPDHKDVGISPNLATIRTANPSIQVSQKSSENSNASSASIPSSPSFISSQPLSQRKLLTESQTGKSGFQKLLEPQLPQLPGIAPYRVVLGNVKDKLERSRRRLELLLEDVACDYDPLDYYETADQLLEPLLLCYESLQSYGSGVLADGRLADLIRRVATFGMVLMKLDLRQESGRHADTLDAITTYLDMGTYSEWDEEKKLDFLTRELKGKRPLVPVSIEVPADVKEVLDTFQIAAELGSDSLGAYVISMASSASDVLAVELLQKDARLAATGELGRACPGGTLRVVPLFETVKDLREAGSVIRKLLSIDWYHEHVIKNHNGHQEVMVGYSDSGKDAGRFTAAWELYKAQEDVVAACNDYGIKVTLFHGRGGSIGRGGGPTYLAIQSQPPGSVMGTLRSTEQGEMVEAKFGLPQIAVRQLEIYTTAVLLATLRPPLPPRDKNWRNLMEEISEISCQCYRNVVYENPEFLSYFHEATPEAELGFLNIGSRPARRKNTRGIGNLRAIPWVFAWTQTRFVLPAWLGVGAGLKGACEKGHSEELKAMYKEWPFFQSTIDLIEMVLGKADITIAKYYDEALVSKERQELGRELRNELLTAEKFVLVISGHEKLQQNNRSLRRLVENRLPFLNPMNLLQVEILKRLRRDDDNLKLRDALLITVNGIAAGMRNTG; encoded by the exons ATGACGGATACTACAGATGATATTGCTGAGGAAATCTCCTTTCAGAGCTTCGATGATGATTGTAGGTTGCTTGGTAATCTTCTCAACGACATTCTTCACCGCGAAGTTGGTACCACTTTTGTTGATAAACTCGAAAGGATTCGAGTTCTTGCTCAG AGTGCGTGTAATATGAGGCAAGCGGGTATTGTGAACATGGGTGAGATACTTGAGAAGCAATTGGCTTCAGAGTTGTCAAAGATGACGTTACAAGAAGCTTTCACTCTTGCTCGTGCTTTCAGCCATTATCTTACTATGATGGGTATAGCTGAAACTCACCATAG GGTTCGTAAAGGAGGGAATATGGCACAAATTTCAAAATCTTGTGACGATGTATTTAACCAGCTTGTGCAGGGTGGAGTTTCCCCTGATGACCTTTATAACACAGTCTGCAAGCAG GAGGTTGAAATTGTTCTCACAGCTCACCCCACACAAATTAATCGTCGTACGCTTCAGTACAAACACATTAGAATTGCT CATCTCTTGGATTATAACGACCGCCCTGATCTTAGCCCCGAAGATCGAGAAATGCTGATTGAAGATCTT GTGAGAGAGATAACTTCAATATGGCAGACAGACGAGCTTAGGCGCCAAAAACCCACTCCAGTTGATGAAGCTAGAGCTG GTTTGAATATAGTGGAGCAATCACTCTGGAAAGCTGTTCCTCATTATTTGCGTCGAGTCAGCAATGCTTTAAAGAAG CATACAGGAAAGCCACTTCCATTGACTTGCACTCCCATAAAGTTTGGAACTTGGATGGGAGGTGATAGAGATGGAAACCCAAACGTGACGGCAAAG GTCACAAAAGATGTTTCACTTCTATCTAGATGGATGGCAATTGACCTCTATATTCGGGAAGTTGATAGCCTCAGATTTGAGCTGTCTATGAATCGATGCAGCGATACTTTGTCAAGATTGGCACATGAAATCCTTGAAG GAGCTAAAGATGAGACTCGCCGTGAGAGTTGGAATCAATCCATGAATAGAAGTCAGTCACTTCCAACACAACTTCCAGCTAGAGCTCATTTACCCTCTTTTGCTG CAAATGGTGAATCGCAGCATCCTAGACTAGACATTCCAGGACCTGACCACAAG GATGTTGGGATTTCTCCAAACTTAGCTACAATCAGAACTGCCAATCCTAGTATTCAAGTATCGCAAAAAAGTTCAGAAAACTCCAATGCTTCTTCAGCTTCGATTCCATCTTCTCCTTCTTTCATCTCCAGTCAACCGCTTTCTCAGAGGAAATTGTTGACAGAATCCCAAACAGGAAAGTCCGGTTTTCAGAAGCTTTTAGAGCCACAGCTCCCTCAACTTCCTGGAATTGCTCCTTATAGAGTTGTCTTGGGAAATGTAAAGGATAAG CTTGAGAGGAGCCGTAGACGGTTAGAACTTCTTCTTGAGGATGTTGCATGTGACTACGATCCTTTGGATTATTATGAAACTGCTGACCAGCTTTTGGAACCTCTGCTTCTCTGCTATGAATCTCTG CAATCATACGGATCCGGGGTGCTAGCTGATGGTCGACTTGCTGATCTCATTCGTAGAGTTGCTACCTTTGGAATGGTTCTAATGAAGCTTGACTTGCGCCAG GAATCAGGGAGACATGCTGACACGCTTGATGCAATCACAACGTATTTGGATATGGGTACTTACAGTGAATGGGATGAAGAAAAGAAATTAGATTTCTTAACCAGAGAGCTGAAAGGGAAGAGGCCACTAGTTCCTGTCAGTATAGAG GTCCCGGCTGATGTTAAAGAAGTCTTGGATACATTCCAAATTGCTGCTGAACTAGGGAGTGATTCACTTGGAGCTTATGTGATCTCTATGGCCTCAAGT GCAAGTGATGTTCTTGCAGTTGAGCTTTTACAAAAGGATGCACGGCTCGCTGCTACTGGAGAGTTGGGAAGAGCATGTCCTGGTGGAAC GTTGCGGGTTGTCCCTCTATTTGAAACCGTGAAGGACCTAAGAGAAGCTGGTTCAGTTATCCGGAAACTTTTATCAATAGACTGGTACCACGAACACGTCATTAAGAATCACAACGGTCATCAAGAG GTTATGGTTGGATATTCTGATTCTGGTAAAGATGCTGGACGCTTCACTGCTGCATGGGAACTTTACAAAGCTCAGGAGGATGTTGTTGCTGCTTGCAATGATTACGGTATTAAAGTTACACTGTTCCATGGCCGTGGAGGCAGTATTGGCCGGGGTGGTGGCCCTACATATCTGGCTATTCAATCCCAGCCACCCGGATCTGTGATG GGAACACTTCGGTCTACTGAGCAGGGAGAAATGGTAGAGGCCAAGTTTGGGTTACCACAGATAGCTGTTAGACAACTTGAAATATACACAACCGCAGTACTACTCGCAACTCTTCGTCCGCCTCTCCCACCCCGGGACAAAAATTGGCGTAATCTCATGGAAGAAATCTCGGAGATCAGTTGCCAGTGTTACCGCAACGTAGTCTATGAAAATCCCGAGTTCCTTTCCTACTTCCATGAAGCAACACCCGAAGCAGAACTCGGCTTCCTCAACATAGGTAGCCGTCCTGCAAGAAGGAAGAACACGAGAGGAATCGGAAACCTACGTGCTATTCCATGGGTATTTGCATGGACCCAAACCAGATTTGTTCTTCCAGCTTGGCTCGGAGTCGGAGCAGGTTTGAAAGGTGCTTGTGAGAAAGGTCATAGTGAGGAACTAAAAGCAATGTACAAAGAATGGCCTTTCTTCCAAAGTACAATAGACCTTATAGAGATGGTTTTAGGGAAAGCAGACATTACTATAGCCAAGTACTACGACGAAGCTCTTGTGTCAAAGGAGAGGCAAGAACTCGGTCGCGAGCTAAGAAACGAGCTCTTGACAGCTGAGAAGTTCGTGCTTGTGATTAGTGGCCATGAGAAACTTCAGCAGAATAATAGGAGCTTGAGGAGGTTGGTTGAGAATAGGCTTCCATTTCTCAATCCTATGAACCTGTTGCAGGTGGAGATTCTCAAGAGACTAAGGCGCGATGACGACAACCTTAAACTCAGAGATGCTTTGCTTATCACTGTAAATGGAATTGCTGCGGGGATGAGGAATACCGGTTAA